In Aspergillus luchuensis IFO 4308 DNA, chromosome 1, nearly complete sequence, the following are encoded in one genomic region:
- a CDS encoding MCT family MFS transporter (COG:G;~EggNog:ENOG410QD9V;~InterPro:IPR011701,IPR036259;~PFAM:PF07690;~SMCOG1137:Major facilitator superfamily MFS 1;~TransMembrane:12 (i23-43o63-81i93-111o117-138i150-170o182-201i221-241o261-280i292-311o317-343i355-376o388-410i);~antiSMASH:Cluster_1.20;~go_function: GO:0022857 - transmembrane transporter activity [Evidence IEA];~go_process: GO:0055085 - transmembrane transport [Evidence IEA]) yields the protein MSEPKNQPVEDPAIPPEEGVKGWLTVAGGFCALFSSFGFLNAIGVFQTTYQQTSLKDYDASDISWIFAVQLALMWAPGPLWGRINDTYGPIPVLWPCSILCVLGLCMTSLAHEYYQIFLAQGLCFGIGAGGVFTSAMICVGQWFVRRRGLATGIAVSGSSLGGVIFPIFLDRVINDIGFYGAVRYTALFVGIMLAVACLLIRSRLPRKEWNGKAAWIDLTLLKDTAFGLYTAGAFFIMWGLWAPFDYLSSMAENAGFSSTLALYLISIINGASIFGRLIPPQLADVFGHFNVLTLCCFGTGVSMLCLWLPFNYHPSHAGIIVFSAVYGFVSGAVVSLMMPCVAKVGDLQTLGQRFGTFQLIMSVSCLTGLPIMGAILEKQNYTDYSGLQLFGACCGILGSVLIGAATFLLRKLRNTSKM from the exons ATGTCCGAGCCTAAGAACCAGCCGGTAGAAGACCCAGCCATTCCGCCCGAAGAAGGGGTCAAGGGTTGGCTGACCGTGGCTGGAGGCTTTTGCGCCCTATTCTCCTCCTTTGGGTTCCTAAATGC TATCGGTGTTTTTCAAACAACATACCAGCAGACGTCACTCAAAGACTACGACGCGTCCGACATATCATGGATTTTCGCCGTGCAGCTGGCCCTCATGTGGGCACCGGGACCACTATGGGGTCGCATAAATGACACTTACGGCCCGATCCCGGTCCTCTGGCCATGCAGCATTCTCTGCGTGCTGGGTCTCTGTATGACCAGCTTGGCTCACGAGTATTATCAGATCTTCCTTGCCCAGGGTCTCTGCTTCGGCATCGGCGCAGGTGGTGTTTTCACTTCGGCCATGATTTGCGTCGGCCAATGGTTTGTTCGTCGCAGAGGTCTTGCAACTGGCATTGCTGTATCTGGAAGTTCACTTGGGGGTGTTATCTTTCCGATCTTTCTGGACCGAGTCATCAACGACATTGGCTTCTATGGTGCCGTTCGGTATACCGCGCTATTCGTCGGAATCATGTTGGCAGTAGCCTGCCTACTGATCCGCAGCCGTCTTCCGCGTAAGGAGTGGAACGGTAAAGCAGCGTGGATCGACCTGACTCTGCTGAAGGATACCGCATTTGGGTTGTACACCGCTGGTGCATTCTTCATTAT GTGGGGACTCTGGGCTCCGTTCGATTATCTTTCCAGCATGGCGGAGAACGCGGGATTTTCATCGACTCTTGCTCTCTATCTCATTTCCATTATCAA TGGTGCCTCTATATTCGGGCGTCTTATCCCTCCTCAGTTGGCAGATGTATTTGGTCACTTCAACGTCCTGACACTTTGCTGCTTCGGCACCGGCGTGTCAATGCTCTGTCTATGGCTTCCTTTCAATTACCACCCTTCTCATGCAGGTATCATCGTGTTCTCGGCGGTCTATGGATTTGTCAGTGGCGCTGTTGTCTCTCTCATGATGCCATGTGTTGCCAAAGTGGGGGATCTGCAGACCCTAGGTCAGCGATTCGGAACATTCCAGCTGATCATGTCAGTGAG CTGTCTTACCGGATTGCCGATCATGGGTGCCATTCTCGAAAAGCAGAACTACACGGATTATTCGGGCTTGCAACTTTTTGGTGCTTGCTGTGGGATATTAGGGTCGGTTTTAATTGGAGCAGCGACGTTCTTGCTCAGGAAACTGCGGAATACGAGCAAAATGTGA
- a CDS encoding CaiB/BaiF CoA transferase family protein (COG:I;~EggNog:ENOG410PUUA;~InterPro:IPR023606,IPR003673;~PFAM:PF02515;~SMCOG1189:L-carnitine dehydratase/bile acid-inducible;~antiSMASH:Cluster_1.20;~go_function: GO:0008410 - CoA-transferase activity [Evidence IEA]), whose amino-acid sequence MFSDRGCPQKVGVIPTKKIPIDLTTITMPTTRPIVRAACHSLSSIRHASTNTAKKAGPLAGITVVSLEQAIAAPFCTRQLADLGARVIKVERPGVGDFARNYDTRVNGLASHFVWTDRSKESLALDLKKPSDHSVLMRLLSRADVLVQNLAPGASARLGLSYADLKAAHPSLIVCNISGYGPDGPYRDKKAYDLLIQSEAGMLSVTGTGKEPAKVGISIADISAASYAYSNILAALYQRERDPAKQGCNIDISMLESMVEWMGFPMYYSYENAPGPTPAGASHAAIYPYGPFETGDGTVMLGIQNEREWAKFCDIVLGQADLATDERFVNNSLRSQNRDELKKIICDVFSSLSAEQVIARLDEAAIANASVNDMQGVWNHPQLKARQRWTDVETPAGTVPALLPPGMTLGDADTYGARMDAVPEVGEHNKAILAELGLDEGTEK is encoded by the coding sequence ATGTTCTCCGATCGGGGATGCCCTCAAAAAGTCGGGGTTATCCCCACCAAGAAAATCCCAATTGATCTcacaaccatcaccatgccTACTACTCGTCCCATTGTCCGCGCGGCATGCCATAGCCTCTCAAGCATCCGGCATGCTTCCACAAACACCGCGAAAAAAGCAGGTCCTCTGGCCGGCATCACGGTGGTCAGTCTGGAACAAGCCATAGCCGCACCCTTCTGTACCCGCCAATTAGCCGACCTGGGAGCCCGAGTCATCAAAGTCGAACGTCCCGGTGTCGGGGACTTCGCGCGCAACTACGACACCCGCGTTAATGGCTTAGCCTCCCACTTCGTCTGGACCGACCGGTCCAAAGAGAGTCTCGCCTTGGACCTCAAGAAGCCGTCCGATCACAGCGTGCTAATGCGCCTGCTCAGCCGCGCTGATGTCCTCGTCCAGAACCTCGCCCCGGGCGCCAGTGCCCGGCTAGGATTATCCTACGCGGATCTCAAAGCCGCTCATCCTTCGTTGATCGTGTGCAATATCTCGGGGTATGGTCCTGACGGACCGTACCGCGATAAGAAGGCCTATGATCTGTTGATCCAGAGCGAAGCCGGAATGCTCTCCGTCACGGGGACAGGGAAAGAGCCGGCTAAGGTGGGCATTTCCATCGCTGATATTTCCGCCGCTAGCTATGCCTACTCGAATATCCTGGCGGCGTTGTATCAGCGGGAGAGGGATCCCGCGAAGCAAGGGTGCAATATTGATATCTCGATGTTGGAGAGTATGGTTGAGTGGATGGGGTTCCCCATGTACTATAGCTATGAGAATGCCCCGGGTCCGACACCTGCTGGTGCTTCGCATGCGGCTATATATCCGTATGGGCCGTTTGAGACGGGTGATGGGACGGTGATGTTAGGGATTCAGAATGAGCGCGAGTGGGCCAAGTTCTGTGACATCGTATTGGGACAAGCTGATTTGGCTACGGATGAGCGGTTTGTGAATAACTCGCTGCGGTCGCAGAACAGAgatgagctgaagaagatcatctgCGACGTCTTCTCGTCGCTTTCTGCGGAGCAGGTCATTGCTCGACTGGATGAAGCGGCGATTGCGAATGCCAGCGTCAATGACATGCAAGGCGTCTGGAACCACCCGCAGCTGAAAGCCCGGCAGCGATGGACTGATGTTGAGACTCCAGCGGGGACTGTGCCGGCCCTGTTGCCTCCTGGAATGACCCTGGGTGATGCGGATACTTATGGGGCGCGCATGGATGCGGTCCCCGAAGTGGGTGAGCATAACAAGGCGATTCTGGCTGAGTTGGGGCTCGACGAGGGTACGGAGAAATAG
- a CDS encoding fungal specific transcription factor domain-containing protein (COG:S;~EggNog:ENOG410PKV0;~InterPro:IPR007219;~PFAM:PF04082;~antiSMASH:Cluster_1.20;~go_function: GO:0003677 - DNA binding [Evidence IEA];~go_function: GO:0008270 - zinc ion binding [Evidence IEA];~go_process: GO:0006351 - transcription, DNA-templated [Evidence IEA]), which translates to MRPCQNCLSLNVPCEIGVSKRGKYPRKKTARQHAMSQTDGNSVQLPTSSGEGRSHSSTSPSGGKDEGREPHVHPMSGDAASAHQTVFFGESSPLTVVIDEGRRSPEKGSGERHMTRFHYPIPEKLNAFNTRDEAFRAHKVKKEDQLRADGAFSYPPPETCAILLRAYFDWFHPCFPILDHAAVYEGYAQGILSPLLLQAMLFIGVSLCTDEAFAQTEFPVRYWAKFLFYSRAKAIYDAEWESNKTVKIQSLFLLSFWRGGPSEERDIRFWLGIAIDLAQKRGMHLMSKFSFGSGREAGPWKRIWWSLYARDQQSAAALGLPPRIRDEDCDVAMLEPDDIREEEAGGQGLFGVQCIEDLRYPAELAKLARLLRSIVSTHYSPVSSSSSGTSRAVLHKQLVDWESDMPPELKLENATTPRARFLAGLLQMTYQNLYVLLYRPSFLNPPDGILDSQGQIALDAATKSTRVLEDMLSHNLVQHGPPHLITHAFSALCIHTIEFRRSSGTGRKLAEHRARLCLLSLQELQKSWDLENWVLNLFFRCLDDSTARTLRPVDATAPPPKTEARDYVPATPDAFPALNMNPEGHTLDAPCQSAHSPYPTGDISAPSDWYGLFNFAEDYTDISGVISSHDPSINLQNLEILYRFL; encoded by the exons ATGCGCCCATGTCAGAATTGTCTCTCGTTGAATGTGCCCTGTGAGATAGGCGTTTCGAAGCGAGGAAA GTATCCCCGTAAGAAAACTGCCCGGCAACATGCTATGTCACAAACGGACGGCAACTCGGTCCAATTACCGACATCAtcgggggaaggaagaagtcaTTCCTCAACGTCACCATCGGGTGGTAAAGACGAAGGAAGAGAGCCACATGTTCATCCGATGTCAGGGGATGCTGCCAGTGCCCACCAGACGGTGTTCTTTGGCGAATCCAGTCCACTCACTGTAGTCATTGACGAAGGGCGCCGATCGCCTGAGAAGGGGAGTGGTGAACGGCACATGACTCGCTTTCACTATCCCATTCCAGAGAAGCTCAACGCTTTCAATACCCGAGATGAGGCTTTTCGTGCACACAAagtcaagaaggaagaccagCTTAGAGCTGACGGGGCCTTTTCGTACCCCCCCCCGGAGACATGTGCCATTCTTCTGCGGGCGTACTTTGACTGGTTTCATCCCTGTTTCCCGATCCTTGATCACGCTGCTGTGTATGAGGGCTATGCGCAAGGGATCTTGTCTCCCCTGCTCCTCCAGGCTATGCTGTTCATTGGCGTAAGCCTTTGCACGGACGAGGCGTTTGCCCAGACGGAGTTCCCCGTTCGCTACTGGGCGAAGTTCCTTTTCTACAGCCGAGCAAAGGCGATTTATGATGCGGAATGGGAGTCTAACAAGACGGTCAAGATCCAATCGTTGTTTCTGTTGAGCTTCTGGCGTGGAGGTCCTTCTGAAGAGCGGGACATTCGATTCTGGTTAGGCATTGCCATTGACTTGGCTCAAAAGCGCGGCATGCATTTGAT GTCTAAGTTTTCTTTTGGTTCCGGTCGAGAAGCAGGGCCATGGAAGCGAATCTGGTGGTCGCTCTAC GCCCGAGACCAGCAAAGCGCCGCAGCACTTGGGCTGCCGCCGCGCATTCGGGACGAAGACTGCGATGTCGCCATGCTTGAGCCAGATGATAtccgggaagaggaagcgggAGGACAAGGTCTTTTCGGTGTGCAGTGTATTGAAGATCTTCGTTATCCGGCCGAGTTGGCCAAGTTGGCCAGATTAT TGCGTTCTATTGTATCGACCCATTATTCGCCGgtgtcttcctcatccagcgGCACGTCACGAGCGGTGTTGCATAAGCAGCTGGTGGATTGGGAATCCGATATGCCTCCTGAGCTGAAGCTCGAAAACGCCACAACTCCGCGAGCCAGGTTCCTAGCGGGACTCTTACAAATGACATACCA AAATCTCTATGTTCTGCTTTACCGACCGTCATTTCTTAATCCACCGGATGGTATCTTGGACAGCCAAGGCCAGATAGCCTTGGATGCCGCGACCAAAAGCACACGAGTGTTGGAGGATATGCTCTCGCATAATCTGGTCCAACATGGACCTCCACATCT AATCACCCACGCGTTCTCAGCCCTCTGCATTCACACAATCGAGTTCCGTCGCTCATCTGGGACAGGCCGTAAACTGGCGGAACACCGAGCCAGACTCTGTCTCCTGAGCCTACAGGAGCTGCAAAAATCCTGGGACTTGGAGAACTGGGTATTAAACCTGTTCTTCCGATGCTTGGATGATAGCACTGCCCGTACTCTGCGACCGGTGGATGCCACTGCTCCGCCCCCAAAGACCGAAGCCCGCGATTATGTCCCTGCCACCCCAGATGCTTTTCCTGCTCTCAATATGAACCCAGAGGGACACACGCTCGACGCACCTTGTCAATCGGCGCACTCGCCATATCCCACTGGTGATATTAGCGCCCCCAGTGATTGGTACGGGCTGTTCAATTTTGCCGAGGATTATACCGACATTTCGGGGGTCATTTCCAGCCACGACCCGTCTATAAACCTGCAGAATTTGGAAATTCTCTACCGATTCTTATGA
- a CDS encoding uncharacterized protein (COG:Q;~EggNog:ENOG410PQAF;~InterPro:IPR036291,IPR002347;~PFAM:PF00106,PF13561;~go_process: GO:0055114 - oxidation-reduction process [Evidence IEA]), producing MFGDFPVDNKIVLVTGGGSGIGLQLCRQAAAKGARIIIADLRLIPEAQQFVDSSDAVIFQRCDVRNWAELQALIQLSQDKWNDVPDVYVASAAIFEPSWSSFWEDSETTDYACIDINVNHPIKLTRLAIRALLGKDKKGVVCLVSSIAGINASIRSPLYCASKHAIWGFVKSMTMLDLLEGVKVTSICPGVVPTPLWDSVPGVRKHLSYDRVKHVPAEEVAEYMLELIQQGKYSGGSVVEITSSGPDGRRVIPPWNVSPPNVYAGADKKMLANFIEPVREALKKERKAKL from the exons ATGTTCGGTGACTTTCCCGTCGACAACAAAATCGTCCTGGTGACGGGAGGAGGATCCG GGATCGGATTGCAGCTCTGCCGCCAGGCCGCCGCCAAAGGCGCCCGAATCATCATTGCCGATCTGCGCCTCATTCCCGAAGCCCAACAGTTTGTCGACAGCTCCGACGCCGTTATTTTCCAGCGCTGTGACGTTCGTAACTGGGCCGAGTTGCAAgccctcatccagctctcGCAAGACAAATGGAACGATGTACCCGACGTCTATGTCGCATCAGCTGCCATCTTTGAACCC TCATGGTCCAGTTTCTGGGAAGATTCGGAAACGACCGACTACGCGTGTATCGACATCAATGTCAACCACCCTATTAAGCTTACTCGACTGGCCATCCGAGCTCTCCTGGGTAAGGACAAGAAGGGTGTCGTATGTCTGGTCTCCTCTATCGCGGGAATAAATGCTTCGATCCGGAGCCCCCTGTACTGCGCATCCAAGCATGCTATCTGGGGCTTCGTCAAGTCAATGACCATGCTTGACCTATTGGAGGGCGTGAAAGTCACCTCCATCTGTCCAGG CGTTGTCCCCACGCCTCTGTGGGACTCCGTCCCCGGTGTCCGCAAGCATCTATCCTATGACCGAGTGAAACACGTCCCGGCAGAAGAAGTGGCAGAGTACATGCTCGAGCTTATCCAGCAGGGCAAATACTCTGGCGGTTCAGTGGTGGAGATTACCAGCTCTGGCCCGGACGGTCGTAGAGTCATCCCGCCGTGGAATGTGTCGCCACCGAATGTGTATGCCGGTGCGGATAAGAAGATGTTGGCTAACTTCATCGAACCGGTCCGCGAagcgttgaagaaggagcgGAAAGCGAAGCTGTAA
- a CDS encoding intradiol ring-cleavage dioxygenase (COG:Q;~EggNog:ENOG410PIXU;~InterPro:IPR015889;~go_function: GO:0005506 - iron ion binding [Evidence IEA];~go_function: GO:0016702 - oxidoreductase activity, acting on single donors with incorporation of molecular oxygen, incorporation of two atoms of oxygen [Evidence IEA];~go_process: GO:0055114 - oxidation-reduction process [Evidence IEA]), which translates to MQIKNVLNLAVVGNALLATAHPGHHEEREALQQRSFKRSVAHGLQKCEASLEASGLHARAEARRRAVVDMHRRQLQARGDTAEVLNKSHLSTRPISSSTPETEVFNDDKKICLLGPSAEGETGPYWIPGEHIRGDIRENEPGIPVTVEQQFIDVETCQPLTGIYTEIWGCNATGVYSGLVADGNGNSNDLANYNRTFLRGVQQTDEDGVVTFNTLFPGHYADRTTHYHNIVHWGATLLPNNTLAGGSIPHIGQIFWDQDMISKVESTYPYNTNSIPITTNAEDRVVTVETENADTDPFLNYVYLGDSLEDGLFAYLTVAVNTSAIHYPYWTNVYTASGGESVCGTCDGDPDAVDGGLPTPSASASASA; encoded by the coding sequence ATGCAAATCAAGAACGTCCTTAACTTGGCCGTCGTCGGCAATGCCCTCCTGGCCACCGCCCACCCGGGTCACCATGAGGAGCGTGAGGCCCTTCAGCAGCGCTCCTTCAAGCGCAGTGTGGCCCACGGTCTGCAGAAGTGTGAGGCCAGCCTGGAGGCCAGCGGCCTTCACGCCCGCGCCGAGGCCCGTCGCCGCGCCGTGGTCGATATGCACCGCCGTCAGCTGCAGGCCCGTGGCGACACCGCTGAGGTGCTGAACAAGTCGCACCTGTCCACCCGTCCCATCTCGTCCAGCACCCCCGAGACCGAGGTCTTCAACGACGACAAGAAGATCTGCCTCCTCGGACCCAGCGCTGAGGGTGAAACCGGACCCTACTGGATCCCCGGCGAGCACATCCGCGGCGACATCCGTGAGAACGAGCCGGGTATTCCTGTCACCGTCGAGCAGCAATTCATTGACGTCGAGACCTGCCAGCCCCTCACTGGCATCTACACTGAGATCTGGGGCTGCAACGCCACCGGTGTCTACTCCGGCCTGGTGGCTGATGGCAACGGTAACTCCAACGACCTGGCCAACTACAACCGCACCTTCCTCCGTGGTGTGCAGCAGACCGATGAGGACGGAGTGGTGACCTTCAACACCCTGTTCCCCGGCCACTACGCTGACCGCACCACCCACTACCACAACATTGTGCACTGGGGCGCCACTCTGCTGCCCAACAACACCCTGGCGGGTGGCTCCATCCCCCACATCGGCCAGATCTTCTGGGACCAGGACATGATCAGCAAGGTCGAGTCCACCTACCCTTACAACACCAACTCGATCCCCATCACTACCAACGCAGAGGACCGCGTGGTCACCGTGGAGACCGAGAACGCCGACACCGACCCCTTCCTGAACTACGTCTACCTGGGTGACTCCCTCGAGGACGGTCTGTTCGCCTACCTCACCGTTGCCGTCAACACCTCGGCCATCCACTACCCCTACTGGACCAACGTGTACACTGCCAGTGGCGGCGAGTCTGTCTGCGGTACCTGCGATGGTGACCCGGACGCTGTTGACGGTGGtctccccaccccctctGCATCCGCTTCCGCTTCTGCTTAA
- a CDS encoding threonine aldolase family protein (COG:E;~EggNog:ENOG410PURD;~InterPro:IPR015424,IPR001597,IPR015422,IPR015421;~PFAM:PF01212;~go_function: GO:0003824 - catalytic activity [Evidence IEA];~go_function: GO:0016829 - lyase activity [Evidence IEA];~go_process: GO:0006520 - cellular amino acid metabolic process [Evidence IEA]), protein MIVKLTQPYSFLDDYSEGAHPRLLQSLLLTNATQQTGYGTDEYTHEARQLIYSQIQATDDEVAIHFVPSGTAANLISIASCLRPYEAVLAVETGHILDKEAGAIEATGHKVIPVPGVRGKMTPENLERVLDRNTFFPHMAKPRLVYISNATEVGTIYTRSELRRLSETCRRRDLLLHVDGARLGVALIAEMNDLTLRDMVDYTDIFWIGGTKMGALLGEAVVVRRSLAEGFEFNIKQRGALLGKSRVMGVQFAELFRDGLYFELARHANAMARRISAQFERMGWELAADTETNQVFVVVPDAMLHRLAERIRFYEWDKRETGTVIRIVTAWATDEMAVDKLCQWLEAIYQA, encoded by the coding sequence ATGATCGTCAAACTCACCCAACCATACAGCTTCCTGGATGACTACAGCGAGGGTGCTCATCCACGCCTACTGcagtccctcctcctcaccaacgcCACACAACAAACCGGTTACGGCACCGATGAATACACACACGAAGCTCGTCAATTAATTTACTCTCAAATACAAGCCACCGACGATGAAGTCGCCATCCACTTTGTCCCCAGCGGAACGGCCGCCAATCTCATCTCTATTGCCAGCTGTCTGCGGCCGTATGAAGCCGTCCTGGCTGTAGAAACCGGACATATCCTGGACAAAGAAGCCGGAGCCATCGAAGCCACCGGCCACAAAGTCATCCCCGTGCCCGGGGTCCGGGGCAAAATGACCCCCGAGAATCTCGAGCGGGTCTTGGATCGCAATACCTTCTTCCCGCACATGGCCAAGCCGCGGCTGGTGTACATCTCCAATGCGACGGAGGTGGGCACGATCTACACGCGGAGTGAGCTGCGGCGGCTGTCGGAGACGTGTCGACGGCGGGATTTACTGCTGCATGTGGACGGAGCGCGATTGGGGGTGGCGCTGATCGCCGAGATGAATGATCTCACCCTACGCGATATGGTCGATTACACCGATATCTTCTGGATCGGTGGCACGAAGATGGGCGCCTTGCTGGGCGAGGCGGTCGTGGTGCGCAGAAGTCTGGCCGAAGGGTTTGAATTTAATATCAAGCAGCGCGGAGCCTTGCTGGGAAAGTCTCGCGTCATGGGGGTGCAGTTTGCCGAGTTGTTTCGGGATGGATTGTATTTTGAGCTGGCTAGACATGCCAATGCCATGGCACGGCGCATTTCGGCGCAGTTTGAGCGCATGGGATGGGAGCTGGCGGCCGACACAGAAACCAACCAGGTGTTTGTCGTGGTACCGGATGCGATGCTGCATCGGCTGGCGGAGCGCATTCGGTTCTACGAGTGGGACAAGCGTGAAACTGGCACGGTGATTCGCATTGTGACAGCTTGGGCTACGGATGAGATGGCGGTGGATAAACTGTGTCAGTGGCTGGAGGCCATCTATCAGGCATAG
- a CDS encoding transcription factor domain-containing protein (COG:S;~EggNog:ENOG410PNA2;~InterPro:IPR007219;~go_function: GO:0003677 - DNA binding [Evidence IEA];~go_function: GO:0008270 - zinc ion binding [Evidence IEA];~go_process: GO:0006351 - transcription, DNA-templated [Evidence IEA]): MPDAALAAPETYAEYARSQLAHRAFEAPSLYLAQSLVMISLYEWGSGRPYRAWMCSGMATYMIQSLLKTADDTMEQQPLLDLPAHRITYEQLVRTYWCCFAQDCELSSGARQHFALSFRQISVPLPISDSDFTFGKATPRLMPADMNRSSSLALNLSIDRGLTIVTRGFDIFVRILRFANESRRGRAQGSAGLSLRSWEMLKAELDEWRGLQDATVRYPETNAQAHVALGSGELFAYINLVYFMRCVHLTVPMFDVIITDNDSILFLYRDRFLSTPKSFIDHHDPADDEAIDHLFATAQHIGAILAALEACATPVITPYAGFSVFVAAHINMYGTVCPGRYPGGLARAQEEKKMNLEYLERLCRFWDVGTSWWRTLQEANRFYETARTTAQGPTGVSRPEHLTLAGTLDEYGDIRVSRPETASASRRRPGVSSEGVGVRRMSVAELTAPGGSGSSGGSGEWADVEAEMGQWPFLDENWSLGFDTGFESAWPGLS; encoded by the exons ATGCCCGACGCCGCCCTGGCTGCTCCTGAAACCTATGCCGAGTATGCGCGCTCTCAACTGGCCCATCGCGCCTTCGAAGCTCCCTCCCTCTATCTTGCACAATCCCTTGTGATGATCTCGTTGTACGAATGGGGGTCTGGTCGGCCTTATCGCGCATGGATGTGCAGCG GCATGGCCACCTACATgatccaatccctcctcaaGACCGCCGATGACACCATGGAACAACAACCCCTTCTCGACCTGCCCGCTCATCGCATCACCTACGAACAGCTGGTCCGCACCTACTGGTGCTGTTTCGCGCAGGACTGTGAGCTCAGCTCCGGCGCCCGCCAACACTTtgccctctccttccgcCAGATCTCCGtgcccctccccatcagcgATTCCGATTTCACCTTTGGAAAAGCCACGCCGCGCTTAATGCCGGCGGACATGAACCGCTCATCCTCTCTGGCACTGAATCTATCCATCGATCGAGGATTGACTATCGTCACACGGGGGTTTGACATATTCGTTCGCATACTGAGATTCGCCAATGAGAGCCGTCGCGGTCGGGCGCAAGGATCGGCAGGGTTGTCCCTTCGCTCGTGGGAGATGCTCAAAGCCGAGCTGGACGAGTGGAGGGGGCTTCAGGATGCGACGGTACGGTATCCCGAGACCAATGCGCAGGCGCATGTGGCTTTGGGGTCGGGGGAGTTGTTCGCCTATATCAACCTGGTATATTTTATGAGGTGTGTTCATTTGACCGTCCCGATGTTTGATGTGATCATTACTGACAACGATAGTATTCTGTTCCTTTACCGCGAccgcttcctctccacccccaaatcaTTCATCGACCATCACGATCccgccgacgacgaagcCATTGACCACCTCTTCGCAACAGCCCAGCACATCGGCGCTATACTCGCTGCTCTCGAGGCCTGCGCCACTCCTGTCATTACCCCTTACGCAGGGTTCAGCGTCTTCGTCGCCGCGCATATCAACATGTACGGGACTGTCTGTCCGGGCCGGTACCCGGGGGGTCTAGCGCGcgcgcaggaagagaagaagatgaatctGGAGTATCTGGAGCGACTGTGTCGGTTCTGGGACGTGGGAACGAGCTGG TGGCGCACTCTCCAAGAAGCCAACCGGTTCTATGAAACTGCCCGAACCACCGCCCAAGGCCCTACTGGCGTTTCCCGTCCGGAGCATCTCACCCTAGCTGGCACCCTCGATGAATACGGCGATATTCGTGTCTCGCGACCTGAAACAGCGTCTGCTTCACGACGGCGCCCGGGGGTATCTTCGGAGGGAGTTGGAGTGCGACGCATGTCGGTGGCCGAGCTAACAGCGCCAGGCGGCAGTGGAAGTagcggtggtagtggtgaaTGGGCAGATGTGGAGGCGGAGATGGGGCAGTGGCCGTTTCTCGATGAGAATTGGTCGCTGGGATTCGACACGGGGTTCGAGTCGGCGTGGCCGGGGTTGAGCTGA